One genomic region from Prunus persica cultivar Lovell chromosome G3, Prunus_persica_NCBIv2, whole genome shotgun sequence encodes:
- the LOC18782595 gene encoding translation initiation factor eIF-2B subunit delta — protein MDTRRPPRTVSNPKVRQVGFFSSPEPIAASSPPVSHISPSGNSLSPVMIPPPRHSDAPRPVPFPAVPASPVRRDSIPAGSYNNSSDFFPASPPTASSSYGMVMGSGEFLNDVVMSPGRALRGNSVRAAAGITTSSSFPGGGFDLTAAVKASSVPASGLTTVSVVKMPITGISEKGRGASVEAQSERGGNSKPLKEKTTKAERRALQEAQRAAKAAAKADGSKTPSVAATVTASTSAAANVKPSKATKLVSQTSVAASEKKGGGERLPEKERKKEVPHPRMQYDDTSRVEKAKRRSVVKQTEARNRVELFRHLPQYEHGTQLPDLESKFFQLDPVHPAVYKVGLQYLSGDISGGNARCIAMLLAFQEAIKDYSTPPEKNLSRDLTAKISSYVSFFIECRPLSVTMGNAIRFLKSRIAKLPLSMSESEAKASLQSEIERFITEKIILADKVIVKHAVSKIRDGDVLLTYGSSSAVEMLLLHAHELGKQFRVVVVDSRPKLEGQRLLRRLVGKGLSCTYTHINAASYIMHEVTRVFLGASSVLSNGTVYSRVGTACVAMVAHAFRVPVLVCCEAYKFHERVQLDSICSNELGDPDAISKIPGREEIYLDGQANCENLQPLNLIYDALPSDYVSMIITDYGMVPPTSVPVIVREYRREHLWM, from the exons ATGGACACTCGCCGACCTCCGCGCACGGTCAGCAACCCGAAGGTCCGACAAGTGGGGTTCTTCTCCTCGCCCGAGCCCATCGCCGCCTCCTCTCCTCCGGTCTCTCACATCTCCCCCTCCGGTAACTCCCTCTCTCCGGTTATGATCCCCCCGCCACGTCACTCCGACGCTCCCCGTCCGGTTCCCTTCCCTGCGGTCCCCGCCTCTCCGGTCCGCCGAGACTCCATACCCGCCGGGAGTTACAACAACTCTTCTGATTTCTTCCCCGCCTCGCCTCCTACGGCGTCGTCCTCGTACGGAATGGTGATGGGCAGTGGTGAGTTCCTGAACGACGTCGTTATGTCGCCGGGTCGAGCACTCAGGGGCAATTCGGTAAGAGCGGCTGCGGGCATAACGACGTCGTCTTCGTTTCCTGGCGGAGGCTTCGATCTGACGGCTGCCGTGAAGGCGAGTAGTGTTCCCGCGAGTGGCTTAACGACGGTCTCCGTGGTCAAGATGCCCATTACTGGTATTTCTG AGAAAGGTAGAGGTGCATCAGTGGAAGCGCAAAGCGAGCGAGGTGGCAATTCGAAGCCACTCAAAGAGAAAACCACGAAAGCCGAAAGGCGGGCTCTTCAAGAAGCTCAAAGAGCAGCTAAGGCCGCAGCAAAAG CCGACGGAAGTAAAACACCTTCTGTTGCTGCTACTGTTACTGCTTCTACTTCGGCAGCAGCGAATGTGAAACCATCCAAGGCCACGAAACTCGTGTCACAAACATCTGTGGCGGCTTCCGAGAAGAAGGGTGGTGGCGAACGCCTGccggagaaagaaagaaagaaagaagttcCTCATCCACGAATGCAATATGATGATACCAGTCGTGTAGAGAAGGCGAAAAGGCGTTCAGTGGTCAAGCAAACTGAGGCCAGGAATAGGGTTGAGCTGTTCAGGCATTTGCCTCAATACGAGCATGGAACTCAGCTTCCTGATCTCGAGTCTAAGTTTTTCCAACTTGACCCCGTGCACCCTGCTGTTTATAAG GTTGGGTTACAGTATTTATCAGGAGATATATCTGGTGGGAATGCTCGTTGTATAGCCATGCTTCTAGCATTTCAAGAGGCCATTAAAGACTATTCAACACCACCTGAGAAAAACCTCAGTAGGGATTTGACAGCAAAAATAAGTAGttatgtttcattttttatcgAGTGCAGGCCGCTTTCAGTCACCATGGGGAATGCAATTCGGTTTCTGAAGAGCCGAATTGCCAAGTTACCTTTGTCTATGTCCGAGTCAGAAGCAAAAGCATCTCTCCAGTCAGAAATTGAACGGTTCATAACTGAGAAGATCATACTTGCAGATAAGGTGATTGTAAAGCATGCAGTTAGCAAAATCAGGGATGGTGATGTTCTTCTAACATATGGGTCATCCTCTGCAGTTGAAATGTTACTGTTACATGCCCATGAGCTTGGCAAACAGTTTCGTGTTGTGGTGGTAGATTCTCGTCCAAAGCTTGAAGGCCAGCGTTTACTTCGTAGGTTGGTGGGAAAGGGCCTCAGCTGTACTTACACTCATATAAATGCTGCTTCCTATATCATGCATGAAGTTACTCGAGTTTTTCTTGGTGCTTCTTCAGTGCTGTCTAATGGAACAGTTTACTCAAGGGTTGGGACTGCTTGTGTTGCTATGGTAGCTCATGCATTCCGTGTACCTGTGTTAGTATGTTGTGAGGCATATAAATTTCATGAAAGGGTACAGCTTGATTCTATATGCTCCAACGAGCTTG GTGATCCAGATGCCATTTCAAAGATTCCTGGCAGGGAGGAAATCTATTTGGATGGTCAAGCTAATTGTGAAAATCTTCAACCCCTAAATCTGAT TTATGACGCACTTCCTTCAGATTATGTTTCAATGATAATCACGGATTATGGCATG GTTCCACCCACAAGTGTGCCCGTCATTGTGCGTGAATACCGAAGAGAACACTTATGGATGTGA
- the LOC18781731 gene encoding probable transmembrane ascorbate ferrireductase 2, protein MGAIPVVRFPIFRAVRVIGVIVAALVLIWTIRFRGGLALISDNKDLIFNVHPVLMVIGLILLNGEAMLAYKTVSGTKSFKKLVHLTLQFLAFCLSIIGVWAALKFHNDKGIDNFYSLHSWLGLACLFLFTLQWTAGFVTYWYPGGSKNSRATLLPWHVFVGIYTYALAVVTVTTGILEKVTFLQTNHIISRYSTEALLVNSLGILVVVLGGFVILAVITPTNNNRGDVLRGSIE, encoded by the exons aTGGGGGCGATTCCAGTGGTCCGCTTCCCGATCTTCAGGGCAGTGAGAGTGATAGGAGTGATAGTGGCTGCTCTAGTGCTCATCTGGACCATACGTTTCCGCGGAGGATTGGCTCTCATCTCAGACAACAAAGATCTCATTTTCAAT GTCCATCCTGTGTTGATGGTGATTGGACTGATACTCTTAAATGGAGAAG CCATGCTAGCATACAAGACAGTTTCAGGAACAAAAAGCTTCAAAAAACTTGTTCATCTTACGCTACAATTCCTTGCCTTTTGTTTAAGTATTATTGGCGTATGGGCTGCTTTGAAGTTCCACAATGATAAGGGCATTGACAATTTCTACAGCCTGCATTCATGGTTGGGTCTAGCTTGCCTATTCCTCTTCACCCTCCAG TGGACTGCTGGTTTTGTAACATATTGGTACCCAGGCGGCTCAAAAAATAGCAGAGCTACCTTACTGCCATGGCATGTGTTTGTTGGTATTTATACTTACGCCCTTGCTGTTGTTACTGTAACTACTGGTATTTTAGAAAAAGTCACATTCCTTCAAACCAACCACATAATATCACGCTATTCAACTGAGGCTTTGCTGGTGAATTCTCTTGGAATATTGGTCGTTGTGCTGGGAGGTTTTGTGATTCTTGCTGTTATTACTCCCACCAATAATAATAGAGGCGACGTTCTCAGAGGATCGATAGAGTAA